Within Deinococcus budaensis, the genomic segment CATGGGACGCAGGCTACGCGCTAGCCTCTCCTGGCGATGCTCAAACACGTTTCCTTCGTGACCCGCGACCTCGCGGCCACCCTCGCCTTTTACGTGCGGCTGGGCGGCGTGGTGGAAAAGGACCTGACCACCGCCGAGGGCTACCGCCGGGGCGTGGTGCGGCTGGGCCAGGACGGCGCGGGCGCGGGCCGCCTGCAATTCTTCGAGGTGCCCGGCGAGTCTCCCGCCCCGCGCGCCCACTGGGCCGAACACGTCGCCGTACACGTGCGGGGGCTGCGCGGGCTGC encodes:
- a CDS encoding VOC family protein gives rise to the protein MLKHVSFVTRDLAATLAFYVRLGGVVEKDLTTAEGYRRGVVRLGQDGAGAGRLQFFEVPGESPAPRAHWAEHVAVHVRGLRGLLPTLREAGVTVSRDLQPSPGGRDMAFVLDPDGRQVELLEQGP